The Tripterygium wilfordii isolate XIE 37 chromosome 4, ASM1340144v1, whole genome shotgun sequence genome has a window encoding:
- the LOC119995890 gene encoding 60S ribosomal protein L7-2-like — protein sequence MGEEVKGAVVVPESVLKKRKREEEWALAKKQDQEVQKKKAAEKRRLIFSRAMTYSKEYDEEQKKLIQLKREAKLKGGFYVNPEAKLLFIVRIRGINAMHPKTRTILQLLRLRQIFNGVFLKVNKATMNMLHRVEPYVTYGYPNLKSVRELIYKRGYGKVNKQRIALTDNSIIEQVLGKYGIICMEDLIHEIMTVGPHFKEANNFLWPIQLKAPLGGLKKKRNHYVEGGDAGNREDYINELIRRMN from the exons ATGGGTGAGGAAGTGAAGGGAGCAGTTGTGGTTCCAGAGTCGGTGTtgaagaagaggaaaagagaagaagaatgggCTCTTGCTAAGAAACAAGATCAGGAAGTTCAGAAGAAGAAGGCAGCTGAGAAGCGCAGGTTGATTTTCAGCAGAGCTATGACGTATTCGAAGGAGTATGATGAGGAG CAAAAGAAGTTGATTCAATTGAAGCGTGAGGCGAAATTGAAGGGAGGGTTCTATGTCAACCCAGAAGCCAAGCTGCTGTTCATCGTTAGGATTCGCGG TATCAATGCAATGCACCCAAAGACCAGGACAATTTTGCAGCTTCTGCGTTTGAGACAG ATTTTCAATGGTGTTTTTCTGAAAGTAAACAAGGCAACCATGAATATGCTGCACAGGGTTGAGCCCTATGTGACCTATGG TTATCCAAACTTGAAGAGTGTCAGGGAATTGATTTACAAGAGAGGTTACGGGAAAGTAAACAAGCAGAGAATTGCTTTGACTGACAACTCGATAATTGAACAG GTCTTGGGCAAGTATGGAATCATCTGTATGGAAGATCTCATTCATGAAATCATGACTGTTGGGCCCCATTTTAAGGAGGCTAACAACTTCCTATGGCCCATCCAGTTGAAGGCACCTCTTGGTGgtttgaagaagaaaagaaatcactATGTTGAAGGTGGTGATGCAGGGAACCGTGAAGATTATATCAATGAGCTTATCAGGAGGATGAACTAG
- the LOC119997495 gene encoding SKP1-like protein 1B gives MASSNKIRLISSDGETFEVDETVAEEAQTIKHMIEDGVSEGGIPTPNVTSKILAKVIEYCKKQLESKSADGRVSNDELRAWNTEFMKVDLCTHFDLMQAANYLNVKGLLELTCQTVADMIKGKTPEEIRKNFNIKNDFTPEEEAEIRRENQWAFE, from the exons ATGGcctcatcaaacaagatcaggCTGATCAGTTCCGATGGAGAGACGTTTGAGGTGGACGAGACGGTGGCAGAGGAGGCTCAGACAATCAAGCATATGATCGAGGACGGTGTTTCCGAAGGAGGCATCCCTACTCCTAACGTGACAAGCAAGATTCTGGCCAAGGTCATCGAATACTGCAAAAAGCAGCTCGAGTCCAAGTCTGCTGACGGTCGCGTCTCCAACGATGAACTTAGGGCCTGGAATACCGAGTTCATGAAAGTCGACCTGTGCACGCACTTCGATCTCATGCAG GCTGCAAATTATCTGAACGTAAAGGGGCTGCTGGAGCTTACTTGCCAGACAGTGGCGGATATGATTAAGGGAAAGACTCCAGAGGAGATCAGGAAGAATTTCAACATCAAGAATGATTTTACCCCGGAAGAGGAGGCGGAGATTCGCAGAGAGAACCAGTGGGCATTCGAATAA